From the genome of Amycolatopsis sp. NBC_01488, one region includes:
- a CDS encoding thioesterase II family protein, whose translation MTENPELWLRRYHEADAGAVRLFCLPHAGGSASFYFPMSAGLGRSVEVLAVQYPGRQDRRLEPGIDNLPELADRLAEVLAERTREPFALFGHSMGATLGFEVVARLERSGVTPLHLFASGRRAPSCRRDESVHKLDDDGVIAEVRKLGGTNAAVLGDEEILRMALPAIRNDYRAAETYVQRPGPKLATPITVLTGDADPKTTLAEARAWQDHTDGGFELKVFNGGHFFLADHQPEVLRLISTRLAGQFSGHH comes from the coding sequence ATGACTGAGAACCCGGAGCTGTGGCTCCGCCGCTACCACGAGGCGGACGCGGGCGCCGTCCGGCTGTTCTGCCTGCCCCACGCGGGCGGCTCGGCCAGCTTCTACTTCCCGATGTCGGCCGGGCTCGGCCGGTCGGTCGAGGTACTGGCCGTGCAGTACCCCGGCCGCCAGGACCGGCGGCTCGAGCCCGGCATCGACAACCTGCCGGAACTGGCGGACCGGCTGGCCGAGGTGCTGGCGGAGCGGACCCGCGAGCCGTTCGCGTTGTTCGGCCACAGCATGGGCGCGACGCTCGGGTTCGAGGTCGTCGCCCGGCTGGAGCGGTCCGGCGTGACCCCGCTGCACCTGTTCGCCTCCGGCCGCCGGGCGCCTTCGTGCCGCCGCGACGAGTCCGTGCACAAGCTCGACGACGACGGGGTGATCGCCGAGGTGCGCAAGCTCGGCGGCACCAACGCGGCCGTGCTGGGCGACGAAGAGATCCTCCGGATGGCTCTGCCCGCGATCCGCAACGACTACCGGGCCGCCGAGACCTACGTCCAGCGGCCGGGACCGAAGCTGGCCACGCCGATCACCGTGCTGACCGGCGACGCCGACCCGAAGACCACCCTGGCCGAGGCACGCGCCTGGCAGGACCACACCGACGGCGGGTTCGAGCTGAAGGTGTTCAACGGCGGGCACTTCTTCCTCGCCGACCACCAGCCCGAGGTGCTGCGGCTGATCTCCACGCGGCTCGCCGGCCAGTTCTCCGGCCACCACTGA
- a CDS encoding activator-dependent family glycosyltransferase translates to MRVLFVTLDEKSHLYCMVPTAWALVAAGHEVRVAASPGFTDVVTGTGLTAVPVGVDNTMHEGMKQNRDAQEADIANWNDTDPASHTWEALHQRYTFTVWAGFAIYNDEMVGDLVAHAREWQPDLVVWDALTYAGAIAAKACGAAHVRQLCWADVWCAMRVTFLKVMAEQPAEEQEDPLYDWLELTGRPFGVDFDEELVTGQATIDPLPESLGAHSGVRRLPVRHVPYNGRAVVWDWLREPPSRPRVCLTLGSSNTDAFGGDYVSIPEILAALSTLDIEVVAALVPEQRKALDEVPANVRVVESVALHTVLPSCAAIVHHGGFGSYGAALVAGVPQLTVTTPIADHLLRPQRLVDEGAGLLFTHDGFTADDLRSAVARLVGEPEFAANARRLRDLALAQPTPHELVADLEKLVAERS, encoded by the coding sequence GTGCGCGTGTTGTTCGTGACGCTGGACGAGAAGTCCCACCTCTACTGCATGGTCCCGACGGCCTGGGCGCTCGTCGCGGCCGGGCACGAGGTGCGGGTGGCGGCCTCGCCCGGGTTCACCGACGTCGTCACCGGCACCGGCCTGACCGCAGTGCCGGTCGGCGTGGACAACACGATGCACGAGGGCATGAAGCAGAACCGCGACGCCCAGGAAGCCGACATCGCGAACTGGAACGACACGGATCCGGCGTCGCACACCTGGGAGGCGCTGCACCAGCGCTACACCTTCACCGTGTGGGCCGGGTTCGCGATCTACAACGACGAGATGGTCGGGGACCTGGTGGCCCACGCGCGGGAATGGCAGCCCGACCTGGTGGTCTGGGACGCGCTGACCTACGCGGGGGCGATCGCGGCGAAGGCGTGCGGCGCCGCGCACGTGCGGCAGCTGTGCTGGGCCGACGTCTGGTGCGCCATGCGCGTCACCTTCCTGAAGGTGATGGCCGAGCAGCCGGCCGAAGAGCAGGAAGACCCGCTGTACGACTGGCTCGAGCTGACCGGACGCCCGTTCGGCGTGGACTTCGACGAGGAGCTGGTCACCGGCCAGGCGACGATCGACCCGCTGCCGGAGTCGCTCGGCGCGCACTCCGGCGTCCGGCGGCTGCCGGTGCGGCACGTGCCCTACAACGGCCGGGCGGTCGTGTGGGACTGGCTGCGCGAACCGCCGTCACGGCCCCGCGTCTGCCTGACGCTGGGATCGTCCAACACGGACGCGTTCGGCGGCGACTACGTCTCCATTCCGGAGATACTGGCCGCCTTGTCCACTCTGGACATCGAGGTGGTCGCGGCGCTGGTGCCCGAGCAGCGGAAGGCACTGGACGAGGTCCCGGCCAACGTCCGCGTCGTCGAGTCGGTCGCGCTGCACACGGTGCTGCCGAGCTGCGCGGCGATCGTCCACCACGGCGGCTTCGGCAGCTACGGCGCGGCGCTGGTGGCCGGGGTCCCGCAGCTGACGGTGACCACGCCGATCGCCGACCACCTCCTGCGTCCCCAGCGCCTCGTCGACGAGGGCGCGGGACTGTTGTTCACCCACGACGGCTTCACCGCCGACGACCTGCGGTCCGCGGTGGCCCGGCTGGTCGGGGAACCGGAGTTCGCGGCCAACGCGCGTCGCCTGCGCGACCTCGCGCTGGCCCAGCCGACCCCGCACGAGCTGGTCGCGGACCTGGAGAAGCTGGTCGCCGAGCGGTCGTGA